From a single Bacillus gobiensis genomic region:
- a CDS encoding cysteine desulfurase family protein: protein MNRIYLDHAATSPTDPKVVEKMMPYFTETFGNPSSIHSFGRESRKWLDEARGSIANLIGASQNEIVFTSGGTEANNLAIIGAALSRKHKGNHIITTEIEHHAVLHPCERLEEMGFQVTYLKPDQDGKVSAGQVRNALREDTILVTIMYGNNEVGSVQPIKDIGELVKNHTAYFHTDAVQAFGYLPIQVKSENIDLMSVSGHKLNGPKGTGFLYVSQDAKLSPQMLGGEQERKQRAGTENVPGIVGLNEAVRLSVEKREAKSQLYREFKTIMIQSLKEKEVNVQINGDINESLPHVLNLYFPGVQVEALLVNLDLEGIAVSSGSACTAGSLLPSHVLKAMYGEDAPQLRSSVRISFGPEHTKEKIKRASEKLAEVVRRLM, encoded by the coding sequence ATGAATCGAATTTATTTGGATCATGCGGCAACGTCTCCAACCGATCCAAAAGTGGTAGAAAAAATGATGCCCTACTTCACAGAAACGTTTGGCAATCCTTCCAGCATTCACTCGTTTGGAAGAGAAAGCAGAAAATGGCTGGATGAAGCTAGGGGCTCGATTGCCAATCTTATTGGCGCATCCCAAAATGAAATTGTCTTTACGAGCGGCGGAACGGAAGCGAATAACCTTGCCATAATCGGGGCAGCTCTATCCCGTAAGCACAAGGGAAATCATATCATCACAACTGAAATTGAACATCACGCCGTTCTCCATCCGTGTGAACGGCTGGAAGAGATGGGGTTTCAGGTGACGTATTTGAAGCCTGACCAGGATGGTAAAGTCAGTGCCGGGCAAGTTCGCAATGCTCTTCGTGAGGATACAATTCTCGTGACGATTATGTATGGAAACAATGAGGTTGGATCGGTTCAGCCAATCAAAGACATTGGAGAGCTGGTTAAGAACCATACAGCCTATTTTCATACGGATGCTGTACAAGCGTTCGGATATTTGCCGATTCAAGTAAAAAGCGAGAATATTGATCTAATGTCTGTATCCGGCCATAAGCTAAACGGGCCGAAGGGGACAGGCTTTTTATATGTCAGCCAAGACGCTAAGCTCTCTCCGCAAATGCTTGGAGGAGAACAGGAGCGCAAACAGCGTGCGGGAACGGAAAATGTACCAGGAATCGTCGGTTTAAATGAAGCGGTTCGTTTATCAGTTGAAAAACGAGAAGCAAAAAGCCAATTATATCGTGAGTTTAAAACGATTATGATTCAATCGCTGAAGGAAAAAGAAGTGAATGTTCAAATCAATGGCGACATAAATGAAAGCCTGCCACACGTCTTAAATCTATATTTTCCAGGTGTCCAGGTCGAGGCTTTGCTAGTGAATTTGGACCTTGAAGGGATTGCGGTATCAAGCGGGTCTGCTTGTACTGCAGGATCGCTTCTGCCTTCCCATGTGCTCAAAGCTATGTATGGCGAAGACGCGCCGCAGCTGCGTTCATCAGTCAGAATCAGT
- the cymR gene encoding cysteine metabolism transcriptional regulator CymR: MKISTKGRYGLTIMIELAKKQGEGPTSLKSIAQTNDLSEHYLEQLVSPLRNAGLVKSIRGAYGGYILGHDPSDITAGDIIRVLEGPISPVEVLENEEPAKRELWIRIRDAVKEVLDSTTLEDLANYTEGEQEAYMFYI, encoded by the coding sequence TTGAAGATATCAACAAAAGGAAGATACGGTTTAACGATTATGATTGAGCTCGCTAAAAAGCAGGGTGAAGGCCCCACTTCTTTAAAAAGTATTGCTCAAACGAATGATTTGTCCGAGCATTATTTAGAGCAGCTTGTGTCTCCATTAAGAAACGCCGGACTGGTAAAAAGCATTCGCGGGGCGTACGGAGGGTACATTTTAGGTCACGATCCGTCTGACATTACAGCGGGTGACATCATACGTGTACTTGAAGGGCCGATCAGCCCGGTAGAAGTGCTGGAAAACGAAGAGCCTGCCAAGCGGGAGCTCTGGATTCGCATTCGGGACGCTGTCAAAGAAGTGCTTGATAGTACAACACTTGAAGATTTGGCAAACTACACCGAAGGCGAACAAGAAGCGTATATGTTTTATATTTAA
- a CDS encoding replication-associated recombination protein A codes for MKPLAFRMRPTKIEEILGQEHLVADEQIIARMVKAKHLSSMILYGPPGIGKTSIATAIAGSTSIAFRSLNAVINNKKDMEIVVEEAKMSGQIILILDEVHRLDKAKQDFLLPYLENGMIILIGATTANPYHAINPAIRSRTQIFELHPLTPELIKKALLRAIADEHRGLGGYSLDCSEEALNHFATACGGDVRSALNALELAVLSTNENEDGIIPITLEIAEECLQKKSFAHDKNGDAHYDVLSAFQKSIRGSDANAAMHYFARLVEAGDLESIARRLLVIAYEDVGLANPQAGPRALAAVQTAERIGFPEARIPLANAVIELCLSPKSNSAIMAIDQALADIRSGKIGEVPKHLKDAHYKGAAKLGRGLDYLYPHNYENGWVKQQYLPDPLKNKKYYQPKQTGKFEAALKQVYEKINDNSK; via the coding sequence ATGAAGCCACTGGCATTCAGAATGCGGCCAACGAAAATCGAAGAAATTCTCGGCCAGGAGCATCTCGTTGCAGATGAGCAAATCATAGCACGGATGGTAAAAGCGAAGCATCTATCTTCAATGATCCTTTACGGGCCACCAGGCATTGGAAAAACTTCAATCGCCACAGCTATTGCAGGAAGCACCAGCATTGCTTTTCGTTCGTTAAATGCTGTCATCAATAATAAAAAAGATATGGAAATTGTAGTGGAAGAAGCCAAGATGTCGGGGCAAATCATCTTAATTTTAGATGAGGTACATCGATTGGATAAAGCAAAGCAGGATTTTTTGCTTCCCTATTTAGAAAATGGCATGATTATTCTCATTGGTGCCACTACCGCCAATCCTTACCATGCGATTAACCCTGCGATCAGAAGCCGGACGCAAATCTTTGAATTACATCCGTTAACACCAGAGCTTATCAAAAAAGCTCTGTTAAGGGCAATCGCTGATGAACATAGAGGGCTAGGCGGCTATTCGCTAGATTGCTCTGAAGAAGCACTGAACCATTTTGCCACTGCCTGCGGGGGTGATGTCCGGTCGGCATTAAACGCACTCGAACTAGCTGTTCTTTCAACAAATGAAAATGAAGACGGAATTATTCCAATTACGCTTGAAATCGCTGAAGAATGTCTTCAAAAGAAAAGCTTTGCCCATGATAAGAATGGGGATGCCCATTATGACGTGTTGTCAGCCTTTCAAAAATCAATCAGAGGGTCAGACGCGAACGCCGCAATGCACTACTTTGCGCGGCTGGTAGAAGCCGGCGATCTTGAAAGCATTGCCAGGCGGTTGCTTGTGATCGCCTATGAAGACGTCGGGCTGGCGAATCCGCAAGCAGGCCCAAGAGCGCTCGCCGCAGTACAAACGGCTGAAAGAATCGGCTTTCCTGAAGCGAGGATCCCGCTTGCCAACGCCGTCATCGAGCTTTGCTTATCTCCCAAATCTAACTCAGCCATCATGGCAATCGATCAAGCTCTCGCGGATATTCGCAGCGGAAAAATCGGCGAGGTGCCAAAGCACTTAAAGGATGCTCACTACAAGGGTGCTGCTAAACTTGGCAGAGGACTTGATTATCTGTACCCGCACAATTATGAAAACGGCTGGGTCAAACAGCAGTATTTGCCCGATCCGCTGAAAAACAAGAAGTATTATCAGCCAAAGCAAACCGGGAAATTTGAAGCCGCATTGAAGCAGGTGTATGAGAAAATAAATGATAATAGCAAATAG
- the ilvD gene encoding dihydroxy-acid dehydratase — MGELRSNMIKKGFDRAPHRSLLRAAGVKEEDFNKPFIAVVNSYIDIVPGHVHLQEFGKIVKEAIREAGGVPFEMNTIGVDDGIAMGHIGMRYSLPSREIIADSVETVVSAHWFDGMVCIPNCDKITPGMMMAAMRLNIPTIFVSGGPMAAGRTSDGRKISLSSVFEGVGAYQAGNLDGKGLLELEQFGCPTCGSCSGMFTANSMNCLAEALGLALPGNGTILAVAPERKEFVKRSASQLMNLIDLDLKPRDIVTEKAIDNAFALDMALGGSTNTVLHTLALANEAGIDYPLERINEVAARVPHLSKLAPASDVHIEDLHEAGGVSAALNELSKKEDALHLDVITVTGKTLGENIAGCDVKDNNVIHSIDNPFSEKGGLAVLFGNLAPDGAIIKTGGVQGGITSHEGPAIVFDSQDEALEGIAGGQVKEGHVVIIRYEGPKGGPGMPEMLAPTSQIVGMGLGAKVALVTDGRFSGASRGLSIGHASPEAAEGGPLAFVQNGDHIVIDIEKRTIDVLVPEEEWEQRKANWKGFEPKVKTGYLARYSKLVTSASTGGIMKI; from the coding sequence TTGGGAGAACTACGCAGTAATATGATTAAAAAAGGATTTGACCGAGCACCGCATAGAAGCTTGCTTCGTGCTGCTGGTGTAAAAGAAGAGGATTTTAATAAACCGTTCATCGCGGTTGTCAACTCATATATTGATATTGTTCCTGGACATGTACATTTACAGGAATTTGGGAAAATTGTAAAAGAAGCGATTCGCGAAGCAGGTGGTGTTCCGTTTGAAATGAACACAATCGGTGTAGATGATGGTATTGCAATGGGGCATATCGGGATGCGCTACTCATTACCAAGTCGTGAAATTATTGCTGATTCCGTAGAAACGGTTGTATCAGCACACTGGTTTGATGGCATGGTCTGTATTCCAAACTGTGACAAAATTACACCAGGTATGATGATGGCTGCTATGCGCTTAAATATTCCGACGATTTTTGTTAGTGGCGGTCCAATGGCAGCCGGTCGTACAAGTGATGGCCGGAAAATTTCACTTTCTTCAGTATTTGAAGGAGTGGGTGCTTATCAGGCTGGGAACCTTGATGGAAAAGGTCTTCTAGAGCTTGAGCAGTTTGGATGTCCAACATGTGGCTCTTGTTCCGGAATGTTCACTGCTAACTCTATGAACTGCTTGGCAGAGGCACTTGGACTAGCTCTACCAGGAAACGGAACGATTTTAGCAGTTGCACCAGAGCGAAAAGAATTTGTTAAACGCTCAGCTAGTCAGTTAATGAATTTAATTGATTTGGATTTAAAGCCGCGTGATATCGTGACAGAAAAAGCAATTGATAACGCATTTGCTCTTGATATGGCACTCGGTGGATCAACGAATACGGTTTTACACACGCTTGCCCTTGCAAACGAAGCAGGTATAGACTATCCGCTTGAACGAATCAATGAAGTAGCAGCGCGTGTGCCGCATCTTTCAAAGCTTGCGCCAGCATCAGACGTTCATATTGAAGATTTGCATGAAGCAGGTGGAGTATCCGCTGCATTAAATGAATTATCCAAAAAAGAGGATGCACTTCACCTTGACGTCATAACAGTAACAGGAAAAACCCTTGGGGAAAACATCGCCGGTTGTGATGTGAAAGACAACAATGTTATTCATTCAATCGATAATCCGTTCTCAGAAAAGGGTGGACTTGCGGTATTATTTGGTAACCTTGCTCCAGATGGTGCAATTATCAAAACAGGTGGTGTCCAAGGCGGAATTACTTCCCACGAGGGACCAGCGATTGTCTTTGACTCACAAGATGAGGCTTTAGAAGGTATTGCCGGGGGACAAGTCAAAGAAGGACATGTTGTCATCATTCGTTATGAGGGACCAAAAGGCGGACCGGGTATGCCGGAAATGTTAGCACCAACTTCCCAAATTGTCGGTATGGGTTTAGGAGCAAAAGTAGCCCTTGTAACAGACGGACGTTTTTCAGGTGCTTCCCGCGGTCTATCTATCGGTCATGCTTCACCAGAAGCAGCAGAAGGCGGACCGCTTGCATTTGTTCAAAATGGTGATCATATTGTCATTGACATTGAAAAGCGCACAATAGATGTTCTAGTTCCTGAGGAAGAATGGGAGCAGCGAAAAGCAAACTGGAAAGGCTTTGAACCAAAAGTTAAAACAGGCTATTTGGCTCGTTACTCTAAGCTTGTAACATCCGCTAGCACTGGTGGTATTATGAAAATCTAA
- a CDS encoding MerR family transcriptional regulator yields MYKISEFAELTGLSKEALRYYAEVKFLEPAYIDPRNNYHYYDDGSCFLAILLVKLRGFGFTIQEMLLVMEDESFTHLEDLLIQKRKNIQMQGIVSICPSFGDYLQIFLRL; encoded by the coding sequence ATGTACAAGATTAGTGAGTTCGCTGAATTGACAGGCTTAAGCAAAGAAGCTTTGAGATATTATGCAGAAGTTAAATTCCTCGAACCAGCTTATATAGATCCACGTAACAATTATCACTATTACGATGACGGAAGCTGCTTTCTTGCAATCCTTCTGGTTAAGTTAAGGGGATTTGGTTTTACGATTCAGGAAATGCTTTTGGTAATGGAGGACGAATCATTTACTCATTTAGAGGATTTGTTAATACAGAAAAGGAAGAACATACAAATGCAAGGAATAGTATCAATATGCCCAAGTTTTGGAGATTACTTGCAGATATTTTTAAGGCTATAA